In Gopherus flavomarginatus isolate rGopFla2 chromosome 1, rGopFla2.mat.asm, whole genome shotgun sequence, a single genomic region encodes these proteins:
- the LOC127052439 gene encoding olfactory receptor 52R1-like — protein MSDSNTTDFTNSSNFILLGIPGLETAHIWISIPFCTMYSIAILGNFTILFVVKMEQSLHAPMYYFLCMLAITDLVLSTSILPKMLSIFWFNSREIEISACLAQMYFIHCFSVIESGILMAMAFYHYVAICDPLRHSTTLANPMVVKIGLAVALRGSMLILLYPLLTKQWPYCKTNIIPDTHCMHIAVVKLACSDTHISSYYGLFVLFCVKCLDMICIAVSYTQILRAIFSLPTQDARLKAFGTCSSHLCSILAFFIPALFSSLTYRFGKKVALHFRVLIGNVNLLVPPTLNPIIYGVRTKQIRDSLLQLFTHKRT, from the coding sequence atgtcagattccaacacaactgaCTTCACCAACTCCTCTaatttcatcctgctgggcattcctggcctggagacagcccatatctggatctccatccccttctgcaccatgtactccatagccatcttggggaacttcaccatcctgttcgtCGTGAAAATGGAGCAGAGCCTCCATgcccccatgtactatttcctctgcatgctggccatcaccgaCTTGGTCCTATCCACGTCCATCctgcccaaaatgctgagcatcttctggttcaattccagggagatcgaGATCAGTGCCTGCCTcgcccagatgtacttcattcactgcttctcggTAATAGAGTCTGGGATCCTCATGGCTATGGCTTTTTATCActatgtggccatctgtgatcccctCAGACATTCCACCACCCTGGCAAACCCCATGGTGGTGAAGATTGGACTGGCCGTGGCACTGCGTGGCAGCATGCTTATACTACTCTATCCTCTCCTGACAAAGCAATGGCCATATTGCAAAACCAACATCATCCCCGACACACACTGCATGCACATAGCCGTGGTGAAGCTGGCTTGCTCCGATACCCACATCAGTAGTTACTATGGCCTCTTTGTGCTATTCTGCGTAAAGTGTCTGGATATGATTTGTATTGCCGtgtcctatacccagatcctcagggccatcttcagcctccccacacaggacgcccggctcaaggcttttgggacctgcagctcccacctctgttccatcttagcctttttcatcccagctctcttctcctcccttacGTACCGGTTTGGCAAGAAAGTGGCCCTGCATTTCCGTGTTCTCATTGGCAATGTGAACCTCCTGGTGCCCCCCACactaaaccccatcatctacggtgtgaggaccaaacagatccgggACAGTCTGCTCCAGCTCTTTACTCATAAAAGGACCTAA
- the LOC127051302 gene encoding olfactory receptor 52R1-like, which produces MSDSNTTDFTNPSTFILLGIPGLEAAHVWISIPFCTMYVIAVLGNFIILFIVKREPSLHGPMNYFLCMLAVTDLILSTSTLPKMLAIFWFNSREIDFSACLTQLYFIHCFSAMESGIFVAMAFDRYVAICHPLSHSITLTNPVVAKIGLAVVLRGIMLILPYPLLARQWPYCKSNIIPDIHCTHIAVVKLACADTHITNYYCLFVLFCIRGLDMFFIAVSYTQILRAIFSLPRQDARLKTFGTCSSHLCSILAFYIPALFSSLTYRFGHNVALHFHVLIGNVSLLVPPMLNPIIYGVRTKQIQDRLLWFLSHKDI; this is translated from the coding sequence atgtcagattccaacacaactgacttcaccaacccctccactttcatcctgctgggcattcctggcctggaggcagcCCATGtgtggatctccatccccttctgcaccatgtacgtCATAGCTGTCTTGGGAAACTTCATCATCCTGTTCATCGTGAAGAGGGAACCAAGTCTCCATGGGCCCAtgaactatttcctctgcatgctggctgtcactgACCTCATCCTGTCCACATCCACCCTGCCTAAAATGCTAGcgatcttctggttcaattccagggagatcgaTTTCAGTGCTTGCCTCACCCAgctgtacttcattcactgcttctcagcgATGGAATCTGGGATCtttgtggccatggcttttgatcgctatgtggccatctgccatcccctgagCCATTCCATCACCCTGACAAACCCCGTGGTGGCTAAGATTGGCCTGGCCGTGGTGCTGCGTGGCATCATGCTCATACTGCCCTATCCCTTACTGGCGaggcagtggccatattgcaAAAGCAACATCATCCCCGACATACACTGCACGCACATAGCAGTGGTGAAGCTGGCTTGCGCCGACACCCACATCACTAATTACTACTGCCTCTTTGTGCTATTCTGCATCAGGGGTCTGGATATGTTTTTTATTGCTGtgtcctatacccagatcctcagggccatcttcagcctccccagacaggacgcccggctcaagacttttgggacctgcagctCTCACCTCTGTTCCATtttagccttttacatcccagctctcttctcctccctcacatACCGATTTGGCCACAATGTGGCCCTGCATTTCCATGTTCTCATTGGCAACGTTAGCCTCCTGGTGCCACccatgctaaaccccatcatctacggtgtgaggaccaaacagatccaggACAGGCTGCTCTGGTTCCTTTCTCATAAAGACATCTGA